A single window of [Clostridium] hylemonae DSM 15053 DNA harbors:
- a CDS encoding peptidoglycan-binding domain-containing protein: MNEMNPNLPDTPDKGRLKISITSEVTAYPVNDATISISYTGVPDSQLEQLNTDASGQTDTVELAAPPLEYSLNPAIEEQPYAEYTLQVDAPGFEPISIAGAEILPDVTALQNIQLRPLTDPENAENVFVIPAHTLYGVYPPKIPEEEIKPVDESGEIVLSRVVVPEYIVVHDGSPRDTTAQNYYVKYKDYIKNVASSEIYATWPEDTIRANVLAIMSFTLNRVYTEWYRNQGYDFTITSSTAFDHKWIPERNFFDTISAIVDELFSNYLSRPNVRQPILTQYCDGRRVQCPNWMTQWGSKSLGDQGYSPIEILRYYYGDDMYINTAEAVSGIPSSWPGYNLEIGASGDKVLQMQEQLNVIAGAYPAIPKITADGVYGPATEAAVRKFQSVFGLPETGIVDYRTWYKISEIYVGVSRIAELQ; encoded by the coding sequence ATGAATGAAATGAACCCGAATCTGCCTGATACACCTGATAAAGGACGGCTTAAGATCAGCATCACATCCGAAGTCACGGCTTATCCCGTCAATGACGCTACCATATCCATCTCTTACACCGGCGTTCCCGACAGCCAGCTGGAACAGCTGAATACAGATGCCTCCGGACAGACGGATACCGTTGAGCTGGCTGCTCCGCCTCTGGAGTACAGCCTCAACCCCGCCATAGAGGAGCAGCCTTATGCCGAGTATACACTTCAGGTCGATGCACCCGGTTTTGAGCCGATCAGCATTGCCGGCGCAGAGATTCTTCCTGACGTTACGGCGCTGCAGAACATACAGCTTCGTCCCCTGACCGATCCGGAAAACGCGGAAAACGTATTTGTAATACCCGCACACACATTATATGGCGTTTATCCGCCCAAAATACCGGAAGAGGAGATAAAACCTGTGGATGAGAGCGGTGAAATCGTTCTGAGCCGGGTCGTCGTCCCCGAATATATCGTTGTCCACGACGGAAGCCCGAGAGATACAACAGCCCAGAACTATTATGTCAAATACAAGGATTATATTAAAAATGTGGCTTCCAGCGAAATATATGCCACATGGCCGGAGGACACGATCCGGGCAAATGTCCTTGCCATCATGTCCTTTACATTAAACAGGGTATATACAGAATGGTACCGGAACCAGGGATATGATTTTACGATCACTTCCTCAACAGCATTTGACCATAAATGGATCCCTGAACGGAACTTCTTTGACACGATCTCAGCGATCGTAGACGAATTATTTTCCAACTATCTTTCCAGGCCGAACGTGCGCCAGCCGATCCTGACGCAGTACTGCGACGGACGCCGGGTACAGTGTCCGAACTGGATGACTCAGTGGGGCAGCAAATCGCTTGGCGATCAGGGATACAGCCCTATTGAAATTCTCCGCTATTATTACGGAGACGATATGTACATTAATACAGCAGAAGCCGTGTCCGGTATCCCATCCTCCTGGCCCGGTTATAACCTTGAGATCGGCGCGTCAGGCGACAAGGTGCTGCAGATGCAGGAACAGCTCAATGTCATAGCCGGAGCATATCCGGCGATTCCAAAAATAACCGCGGACGGTGTATATGGTCCTGCCACGGAGGCTGCCGTACGCAAGTTCCAGTCCGTATTCGGCCTCCCCGAGACCGGGATCGTCGATTACCGTACATGGTACAAAATATCCGAGATATATGTGGGTGTATCCAGAATAGCCGAGCTTCAGTGA